One window of Ammospiza nelsoni isolate bAmmNel1 chromosome 12, bAmmNel1.pri, whole genome shotgun sequence genomic DNA carries:
- the LOC132078809 gene encoding adenosine deaminase-like translates to MEQARRIFEGPKVELHVHLDGAIRPETILYFGKKRGIPLPGNTVEELLKYVSYDTPLTLPQFLEKFNYYMPAIAGDREAVRRIAYEFVETKAKEGVAYVEVRYSPHFLANSGVDPIPWGQAEGDLTPDEVVQLVNQGLKDGERDFHIKARSILCCMSHMPSWSPEVVELCKKYQNDSVVAVDLAGDGTLKVEDYAEHKRAYEEAERCGIHRTVHAGEAGPAAMVKEAVYVLKTERVGHGYHVLEDPELYKQLLKTKMHFEVCPWSSYLTGACPPDFTKHPVIQFKKDHANYSLNTDDPLIFNSTLDKDYSIVKEHMGFTEEEFKRVNINAAQSSFLPEKEKQELLSKLYEAYGMVPNAS, encoded by the exons GAAAAGAGGCATCCCTCTCCCTGGGAACACTGTTGAGGAGCTCCTGAAGTATGTGAGCTATGACACACCACTGACACTCCCCCAGTTTCTAGAGAAATTTAATTACTACATGCCTGCCATTGC gggTGACCGTGAGGCGGTGAGGAGAATTGCCTACGAGTTTGTGGAGACCAAAGCCAAGGAAGGAGTCGCCTACGTGGAGGTCCGGTACAGCCCTCACTTCCTGGCCAACTCTGGTGTGgatcccatcccctggggacaagCTGA GGGGGACCTCACTCCAGATGAAGTGGTTCAGCTCGTAAATCAGGGACTGAAGGATGGAGAGAGGGATTTCCACATCAAAGCCAGGTCTATTCTATGCTGCATGAGCCATATGCCAA gcTGGTCTCCAGAAGTGGTGGAGCTCTGCAAGAAGTACCAGAATGACTCTGTGGTGGCTGTTGACCTGGCTGGAGATGGGACCCTGAAGGTGGAGGATTATGCTGAGCATAAGAGGGCTTATGAG GAAGCTGAGAGGTGTGGGATCCATCGCACCGTCCATGCTGGGGAGGCTGGCCCGGCTGCCATGGTCAAGGAG GCAGTTTATGTCCTGAAGACCGAGCGTGTTGGCCATGGGTACCACGTCCTGGAGGACCCTGAGCTCTacaagcagctgctgaaaaCAAAGATGCATTTTGAG GTCTGCCCTTGGTCCAGTTATCTCACTGGAGCGTGTCCTCCGGACTTCACCAAACACCCTGTAATACA ATTTAAGAAGGATCATGCCAACTATTCTCTAAACACTGATGACCCCCTCATCTTCAACTCCACCCTTGACAAGGACTATAGCATTGTGAAGGAACACATGGGATTCACTGAAGAGGAGTTCAAGAGAGTT AACATCAATGCAGCCCAGTCCAGCTTCTTGCCcgagaaggaaaagcaggagctgctcagcaagCTGTATGAAGCCTATGGGATGGTCCCCAATGCatcctga